A window from Streptomyces sp. NBC_00299 encodes these proteins:
- a CDS encoding ATP-binding protein encodes MTGTTEDYAPHPHIGGRAAALRTLTAWREAAPGAPRVVVVTGDSGSGRSRLLTGFLMLCEPEYRKRLPLDEMDPSTVPPDLPAPAVPAPEGLTAAQVLWLLADHYELNATSVEGVYAELAALDEPVTVVVPDVDRAGPVRTAGEPARLVREVLSPLAATETVRLLAEVPRPLAAELAEGLASGTVQIIDLDEPEWADPEGLLRHAHAALTPESGAPELPFTVDPAARLALGAAIGRRAGTSPLVVQLAVNCILMAPEGFDPADERFLPTSVGEALDLHARRLGTDSQTLRLLLAPLALAEADGLPVHLWPRLASAVAGQDMSQAIAGGMLLAAPFVQPEEPDADAADDEQADGRTLLRLLHPAISDEIRAGLPNLAAAQGQIAMALLEAVPEQDWGKADPYVRDNIAGHTLEAGLLPQLLTDPGLFVHADPVPLRAAVEAVPTEELGAPARTYLRTAPLLTRTQAPATLRAALLETAFVEDGLPEYAEAIHQRLGLELPWQTLWSLPVPGISNVTVGSLPRPEGAATPVAVMVVPAGTPGARPVGAPGGESGSAVLVHGLVQPDHLGDIDLEQILRPSEDEHAAAPLGLSRGADYLRIWDRTDQELVAALISDTPFTAADLSADGILLVATERGAKALRIRAAGAGIAS; translated from the coding sequence ATGACCGGCACGACCGAGGACTACGCACCGCACCCCCACATAGGCGGCCGGGCCGCCGCGCTGCGCACGCTCACCGCATGGCGGGAGGCCGCGCCCGGCGCCCCCCGCGTCGTCGTGGTCACCGGCGATTCCGGCAGCGGGCGTTCGCGGCTCCTCACCGGGTTTCTGATGCTGTGCGAGCCGGAGTACCGCAAGCGGCTGCCGCTGGACGAGATGGATCCGTCGACGGTGCCGCCGGACCTGCCGGCCCCGGCCGTACCCGCCCCCGAAGGGCTGACCGCCGCCCAGGTCCTGTGGCTGCTCGCCGACCACTACGAGCTGAACGCCACCAGCGTCGAGGGCGTGTACGCCGAACTGGCCGCGCTCGACGAGCCGGTGACGGTCGTCGTGCCGGACGTCGACCGTGCCGGTCCGGTGCGGACGGCGGGCGAACCAGCACGGCTGGTACGCGAGGTGCTCTCGCCCCTGGCCGCCACGGAGACGGTCCGGCTGCTGGCGGAGGTGCCGCGTCCGCTGGCCGCCGAGCTGGCCGAGGGTCTGGCGTCCGGCACCGTGCAGATCATCGATCTCGACGAACCGGAGTGGGCCGACCCCGAGGGCCTGCTGCGGCACGCCCACGCCGCGCTGACCCCGGAGTCCGGAGCACCCGAGCTTCCGTTCACCGTGGATCCCGCCGCCCGTCTCGCCCTGGGAGCGGCCATCGGCCGCCGGGCCGGGACCAGTCCGCTGGTCGTCCAACTCGCCGTCAACTGCATCCTGATGGCTCCGGAGGGCTTCGACCCGGCCGACGAGAGGTTCCTGCCGACGTCTGTCGGTGAGGCCCTGGACCTGCACGCCAGGCGGCTCGGCACCGACTCGCAGACGCTGCGGCTCCTGCTGGCCCCGCTTGCCCTGGCCGAGGCCGACGGTCTGCCGGTCCACCTGTGGCCGCGGCTCGCGAGCGCCGTCGCCGGGCAGGACATGAGCCAGGCCATCGCGGGCGGGATGCTGCTCGCCGCGCCGTTCGTGCAGCCCGAGGAACCCGACGCGGACGCGGCGGACGACGAGCAGGCGGACGGGCGTACGTTGCTACGGCTGCTGCACCCGGCCATCAGCGACGAGATCCGCGCCGGCCTGCCGAACCTTGCCGCAGCCCAGGGCCAGATCGCGATGGCCTTGCTGGAGGCCGTGCCCGAGCAGGACTGGGGCAAGGCCGACCCCTACGTACGCGACAACATCGCGGGCCACACGCTGGAAGCGGGGCTGCTGCCCCAACTCCTCACGGACCCGGGGCTGTTCGTGCACGCCGATCCGGTGCCGTTGCGCGCCGCCGTCGAGGCGGTACCGACCGAGGAGCTGGGCGCTCCCGCCCGTACGTACCTGCGTACGGCGCCCCTGCTGACCCGCACCCAGGCGCCCGCCACGCTGCGTGCCGCGCTGCTGGAGACCGCGTTCGTCGAGGACGGCCTGCCCGAGTACGCCGAGGCGATACACCAGCGGCTCGGGCTGGAGTTGCCGTGGCAGACGCTGTGGAGCCTGCCGGTCCCCGGCATCAGCAACGTGACCGTCGGCAGCCTGCCTCGCCCCGAAGGAGCTGCCACCCCGGTGGCCGTAATGGTCGTGCCTGCGGGCACGCCTGGCGCACGGCCGGTCGGTGCGCCAGGCGGGGAGTCCGGTTCCGCGGTGCTGGTCCATGGCCTCGTACAGCCTGATCACCTCGGCGACATCGATCTCGAGCAGATCCTTCGCCCGTCGGAGGACGAACATGCCGCCGCTCCGCTGGGACTCAGCCGCGGCGCCGACTACCTGCGTATCTGGGACCGGACGGATCAGGAGCTCGTGGCCGCGCTGATCTCGGACACGCCCTTCACCGCGGCCGACCTGTCCGCCGACGGCATCCTGCTCGTCGCCACCGAGCGCGGAGCGAAGGCCCTCCGTATTCGCGCGGCGGGCGCGGGGATAGCCTCGTAG
- a CDS encoding SUKH-4 family immunity protein, with product MTSQEQALAIADRWLNPEGSMEPRREVRTQEFDLGWVVWAAPAEPERDPETGQRRPPADIGNACGVVDRRTGELTVWPSVPVDEVVQMYRLKHGGAGQGAGASEGGARPVTGPGNTAVFTYTDPANGEETNLFRTSAPGLPPAEYQAWAELRRMNVPAENVLAIHTDLRPSLLPGGYTAELLNTFRNAQLSCSQTYGARPEARAEGIAALVEQVETMHRMAGQQPPPRPHRVPVPAQVTPAEPMRDVALGRHLVEVFGEDGVRRFDADDITASALPEAAGATLTWAGLPADLPLFFTADRSDAPPAGGLFTDVATNLRERRSPAGEEKIGALAHLVRIGFDGVAVIAVQVLPGSGQPDGSGALWAVDPVTAAARYVNFSVAAFARSLALLADARQRLQGLDPVAAGAEVAALQEQLAAVDASALGNAETWWSLIVEQMWHGLF from the coding sequence GTGACCAGCCAGGAGCAGGCGCTCGCCATCGCCGACCGTTGGCTCAACCCGGAAGGCTCCATGGAGCCGCGCCGCGAGGTGCGGACGCAGGAGTTCGACCTTGGCTGGGTCGTGTGGGCGGCGCCTGCGGAGCCCGAGCGTGACCCGGAGACCGGTCAGCGGCGGCCGCCTGCCGACATCGGCAACGCGTGCGGGGTCGTGGACCGTCGTACCGGCGAACTGACGGTCTGGCCGTCGGTGCCGGTCGACGAGGTCGTGCAGATGTACCGGCTGAAGCACGGCGGGGCGGGACAGGGCGCGGGCGCGTCCGAAGGCGGCGCCCGTCCGGTCACCGGTCCCGGCAACACCGCTGTCTTCACGTACACGGACCCGGCGAACGGTGAGGAGACCAACCTCTTCCGCACCTCCGCCCCGGGCCTGCCCCCGGCCGAGTACCAGGCGTGGGCCGAGCTGCGGCGGATGAACGTACCCGCCGAGAACGTCCTGGCCATCCACACCGACCTGCGTCCCAGCCTGCTCCCCGGCGGCTACACGGCCGAACTCCTCAACACCTTCCGCAACGCCCAGCTCTCCTGCTCACAGACCTACGGGGCTCGTCCCGAGGCGCGCGCGGAGGGCATCGCGGCGCTGGTCGAGCAGGTCGAGACCATGCACCGGATGGCCGGTCAGCAGCCGCCGCCCCGCCCGCACCGCGTCCCGGTACCCGCGCAGGTGACGCCGGCCGAGCCGATGCGCGACGTGGCCCTGGGGCGTCATCTCGTCGAGGTCTTCGGCGAGGACGGCGTCCGTCGCTTCGACGCCGACGACATCACCGCCAGCGCGCTGCCCGAGGCTGCCGGGGCGACGCTGACCTGGGCCGGATTGCCCGCCGACCTGCCGCTGTTCTTCACCGCCGACCGGTCCGACGCCCCTCCGGCCGGTGGCCTGTTCACCGACGTCGCCACGAACCTGCGCGAGCGGCGCAGCCCGGCCGGCGAGGAGAAGATCGGCGCCCTGGCGCACCTGGTCCGGATCGGCTTCGACGGGGTCGCAGTCATCGCCGTGCAGGTCCTGCCGGGCTCGGGACAGCCGGACGGGAGCGGCGCGCTCTGGGCGGTGGACCCGGTCACCGCCGCGGCTCGCTACGTCAACTTCTCGGTTGCCGCCTTCGCGCGCTCCCTGGCGCTGCTCGCCGACGCACGGCAGCGGCTGCAGGGTCTGGACCCGGTCGCGGCCGGCGCGGAAGTGGCGGCGCTGCAGGAGCAGTTGGCGGCCGTGGACGCGTCCGCGCTGGGCAACGCGGAGACCTGGTGGTCGCTGATCGTCGAGCAGATGTGGCACGGGTTGTTCTGA
- a CDS encoding LppU/SCO3897 family protein, producing MVKAAVVVIAIFGGLGYYVWDYNTSPTGGKAKAEASASAAAEEAKTHDPEVGDCVKVADPQGEPLPTVVDCGSPEAEYKTGALLPGQDQECSAEYDYGIQYRNSRGFDYTLCFTKV from the coding sequence ATGGTGAAGGCCGCCGTCGTCGTCATAGCGATCTTCGGTGGGCTGGGCTACTACGTCTGGGACTACAACACCAGCCCCACCGGTGGTAAGGCGAAGGCCGAGGCTTCGGCGTCCGCGGCGGCCGAGGAGGCCAAGACGCACGACCCGGAGGTCGGCGACTGCGTCAAGGTCGCGGACCCTCAGGGCGAACCGCTGCCGACTGTCGTCGACTGTGGCTCGCCCGAGGCCGAGTACAAGACGGGGGCCCTGCTCCCCGGACAGGACCAGGAGTGCTCGGCGGAGTACGACTACGGCATCCAGTACCGCAACAGCCGGGGCTTCGACTACACGTTGTGTTTCACCAAGGTCTGA
- a CDS encoding toxin glutamine deamidase domain-containing protein has product MTAVPIHTVVTTPPASDSPSHADSATPQPPGSPQANPGDSQNQHPQQDSLDDIRADLDHHPGGLSQPDPADQQALADAVPHNEDGTPERFPDPFGPWTQLQNDGGNTVPGRSNNCADCSRSFLETWYGNPQVSAPRTVDLDENGNHNPFTPEDNANDNQIRWTGAAHTYAGPGGDANTANNIAATLQQAGPGSAAIVQVDWPGGGGHAFNVVNHEGNIVWIDTQSGEVSNQPLHIDQAEHVWHIPLDADRNPIDTSQPHTQNSGHAQQGTDTSQDGGDSAQPNTTDASDGPENKQTDDPAPSGETPAHAPGENVPHSEPANTVDRPSVRDADGHSEEGALSPESRPSDPPSDRPSDPPSTGELPDAARGSDSGSARGEGENEAGDNRRTPPGQDGASQSDNGTRTNVANTLDPDRTTTPAPGTQASSPSDRSDTPTRQAPDTPATDRPSSQQPPVTGSHAASQQHNPTARSADPRGQDPSNRKPHTNERPDSERDTTTRPDDRAETTRDEAPRQGPRNPAGQDSHQHDDPTDSTGDKDSTKDPDDHPYTDPHDRGTSDTADESRRVTEDGPDSDVSRTHEAPESDKSKEYGLGPDALQQRLRQERDVHRVELDRVHDRLNRWAESGELRNVVRATNGSGPNANPGGARSFTREQLSESLTGFRDLSRGEQQAVVASLARLSLSFHQEHAVGRSPERIANPYRNEGEGEPDKDTPDRGAKISKESLGVRLHRMAMNALFKKAEFKNLDPDDLKEIRRHGPDFSGKNYAVLEVQGPPPKSDVHYIVDSSVPANQNLKGVQPRHSERHLLDWLKRMDPDGSTYTPIGLYTEREPCGQGQGHAKCSDTLRDERLQGIPIHYSTTYRDDPVGVDTRGDMADDKKDALKQMKGMSDQESKQHAEKVWREHYKDDQEGLEKALKKLEDKTGDKLMKAIKNEFDSQRKGTTTHKEDAISAEFDRHISSLQGTWGKLRDDILS; this is encoded by the coding sequence GTGACAGCGGTCCCGATCCACACCGTCGTCACGACACCGCCCGCCTCCGACTCCCCGTCGCACGCGGACTCCGCCACACCCCAGCCCCCGGGCTCGCCCCAGGCCAACCCCGGCGATTCCCAGAACCAACACCCGCAGCAGGACAGCCTGGACGACATCCGAGCCGACCTGGACCACCACCCGGGTGGCCTGTCCCAGCCCGATCCCGCCGATCAGCAGGCTCTGGCCGACGCGGTCCCGCACAACGAGGACGGCACCCCGGAACGCTTCCCCGACCCCTTCGGCCCCTGGACACAGCTCCAGAACGACGGCGGCAACACGGTCCCGGGCCGCAGCAACAACTGCGCAGACTGCTCCCGCTCGTTCCTGGAGACCTGGTACGGCAACCCCCAGGTCTCAGCCCCACGAACTGTCGACCTCGACGAGAACGGCAACCACAACCCGTTCACCCCCGAGGACAACGCGAACGACAACCAGATCCGCTGGACCGGCGCCGCCCACACCTACGCCGGCCCCGGCGGTGACGCCAACACCGCCAACAACATCGCCGCCACCCTCCAGCAGGCCGGACCCGGCTCAGCGGCCATCGTCCAGGTCGACTGGCCCGGCGGAGGCGGCCACGCCTTCAACGTCGTCAACCACGAAGGCAACATCGTCTGGATCGACACCCAGAGCGGGGAAGTCAGCAACCAGCCGCTCCACATCGACCAGGCGGAACACGTCTGGCACATCCCGCTGGACGCCGACCGGAATCCGATCGACACAAGCCAGCCCCACACCCAGAACTCCGGGCACGCCCAGCAGGGTACGGACACGTCGCAAGACGGCGGTGACAGTGCCCAACCGAACACGACCGACGCATCCGACGGTCCCGAGAACAAGCAGACCGACGACCCGGCCCCTTCGGGTGAGACACCCGCCCATGCGCCCGGCGAGAACGTCCCGCACTCAGAGCCCGCAAACACCGTAGACAGGCCGTCCGTCAGAGATGCGGACGGACACAGCGAAGAGGGCGCGCTCAGCCCCGAGTCACGACCGTCGGATCCGCCGTCGGACCGGCCGTCGGACCCGCCGTCGACAGGAGAACTTCCCGACGCCGCACGGGGGTCGGACTCCGGCTCCGCACGCGGTGAAGGTGAGAACGAAGCCGGAGACAACCGGCGCACACCCCCTGGCCAGGACGGCGCGTCGCAGTCGGACAACGGCACTCGCACCAACGTGGCCAACACGCTCGATCCCGACAGGACCACCACTCCGGCACCTGGGACGCAGGCCTCTTCACCGAGCGACCGCTCCGACACCCCCACCCGCCAGGCACCCGATACCCCGGCAACCGATCGGCCCAGCAGCCAGCAGCCTCCTGTCACGGGCTCCCACGCCGCCTCGCAGCAGCACAACCCCACCGCGCGGTCGGCCGACCCACGCGGGCAGGACCCGTCCAACCGGAAACCGCACACAAACGAACGACCGGACTCCGAGCGCGACACCACGACGCGCCCCGACGACCGAGCGGAGACCACCCGCGACGAGGCACCCCGCCAAGGACCCCGAAACCCTGCTGGGCAGGACTCTCACCAGCACGACGACCCCACGGATTCGACGGGCGACAAGGACAGCACCAAGGATCCCGACGACCACCCCTACACCGACCCTCACGACCGAGGCACCAGTGACACCGCGGACGAAAGCCGCCGGGTGACCGAGGACGGGCCGGACAGCGATGTCTCGCGCACCCATGAGGCACCGGAGAGTGACAAGTCCAAGGAGTACGGCCTTGGGCCCGACGCGCTGCAGCAAAGGCTGCGACAGGAGCGGGACGTCCACAGGGTCGAACTCGACCGGGTCCACGACCGACTCAACCGCTGGGCGGAGTCGGGCGAGCTCCGGAACGTTGTGCGGGCGACGAACGGCAGCGGGCCGAATGCCAATCCTGGCGGAGCACGTAGCTTCACCAGGGAGCAGTTGAGCGAAAGTCTCACCGGCTTCCGCGACTTGTCGCGTGGAGAGCAGCAAGCCGTTGTGGCGTCCCTCGCAAGACTCAGCCTCTCCTTCCACCAGGAGCACGCGGTGGGCCGCAGCCCGGAACGGATCGCGAATCCCTACCGGAACGAGGGCGAGGGCGAACCCGACAAGGACACACCGGACCGCGGCGCGAAGATCTCCAAGGAGTCGCTCGGTGTGCGGCTGCATCGCATGGCGATGAACGCCTTGTTCAAGAAGGCGGAATTCAAGAACCTTGATCCCGACGACCTCAAGGAAATCAGGCGGCACGGACCAGATTTCAGCGGAAAGAACTACGCAGTCCTGGAGGTGCAGGGACCTCCGCCGAAGAGCGATGTCCATTACATCGTGGACTCGTCTGTTCCGGCCAACCAGAACCTCAAGGGGGTGCAGCCACGACATTCGGAGCGGCACCTGCTTGACTGGCTCAAGCGTATGGACCCGGACGGATCAACGTACACACCCATCGGCCTGTACACCGAGCGTGAACCATGCGGGCAGGGCCAGGGCCACGCGAAATGCTCCGACACTCTCCGGGACGAGCGGCTGCAGGGCATACCGATCCACTACAGCACGACTTACCGTGACGACCCCGTGGGTGTGGACACCCGTGGAGACATGGCAGATGACAAGAAGGACGCGCTCAAGCAGATGAAGGGCATGTCCGATCAGGAATCCAAGCAGCACGCAGAAAAGGTGTGGCGCGAACACTACAAGGACGACCAGGAAGGTCTCGAAAAGGCACTCAAGAAGCTTGAGGACAAGACCGGTGACAAGCTCATGAAGGCCATCAAGAACGAGTTCGACAGCCAACGCAAGGGGACCACGACTCACAAGGAGGACGCCATCAGCGCCGAATTCGACCGGCACATCAGCTCCCTCCAAGGAACTTGGGGCAAGCTGCGTGACGACATTCTCAGCTGA
- a CDS encoding HEAT repeat domain-containing protein: MPDTINALVRDLSDDDRSVRQAAEDGLVALGMQAVDSLLPHVGVDGSSRLKWSAETVLQRLGDEALPRLREIRSHGPGRLRSNALKVLVDLGGAEYLDEGDRSAVERLVRVKLKNELPVRVPSEAGRWLAFPAERVDDAVAALGLHDLRPATTIMGVAAATQATDSLEFQSSQGKARTAYRVFITPAFETWLSEVPIQNWRMLWGNSFIDQLDGFTLADKLSERCGEAHFYVIDPYNSAENWYVAREGHRVRSFGSYDLPRFRGEPLPFEVEYREDADEDEAEEYAEGVPYALTAADMLSVEPGRMPASSTHGHGWLATTHPDVPNSRFKGALPI; this comes from the coding sequence ATGCCAGACACCATCAACGCTCTTGTACGGGACCTCTCCGACGATGACCGGAGCGTGCGGCAGGCCGCGGAGGACGGACTGGTCGCCCTCGGCATGCAGGCGGTCGACAGTCTGCTGCCCCATGTGGGAGTGGACGGTTCATCCCGGCTGAAATGGAGTGCCGAGACCGTCCTGCAGAGGCTGGGCGACGAGGCATTGCCACGCCTGCGGGAGATCCGGAGCCACGGTCCCGGGCGTCTGCGCAGCAACGCCCTGAAGGTACTGGTCGACCTGGGTGGCGCCGAGTACCTGGACGAGGGTGACCGAAGTGCCGTGGAGCGGCTCGTGCGGGTCAAGCTCAAGAACGAACTCCCGGTGAGGGTCCCGTCGGAGGCCGGTCGCTGGCTCGCCTTCCCGGCGGAGCGAGTCGACGACGCCGTAGCCGCTCTCGGCCTGCACGATCTTCGGCCGGCCACCACGATCATGGGCGTGGCTGCCGCCACCCAAGCCACCGACTCCCTCGAGTTCCAGAGTTCCCAGGGAAAGGCTCGGACCGCCTACCGGGTGTTCATCACGCCGGCGTTCGAGACCTGGCTCTCTGAAGTGCCGATCCAGAACTGGCGGATGCTGTGGGGCAATTCGTTCATCGATCAGCTCGACGGCTTCACACTGGCCGACAAACTCAGCGAGCGATGCGGTGAGGCTCACTTCTACGTCATCGACCCCTACAACTCCGCCGAGAACTGGTACGTCGCCCGCGAAGGTCACCGGGTCCGAAGCTTCGGCAGCTACGACCTCCCGCGGTTCCGGGGAGAACCACTGCCCTTCGAGGTGGAGTACAGGGAAGACGCGGACGAGGACGAGGCGGAGGAATACGCAGAAGGTGTTCCTTACGCCCTGACGGCAGCCGACATGCTCTCGGTCGAGCCCGGCCGCATGCCGGCGTCCAGCACCCACGGCCACGGCTGGCTCGCAACCACCCATCCCGACGTACCGAACTCCCGCTTCAAGGGGGCCTTGCCCATCTGA
- a CDS encoding WXG100-like domain-containing protein → MSLTLPGELVWVLDLLGYSWPEADEEALHQVAEAWRAFGKELEEIQAQGEGFARTVVSGSFGTAIEGFSKDWGAYTGANGEDRYIPDARTACDVIALAFDVAAVAVLTAKLAVIVQLIALAMEIIAAQAAAPFTFGLSEVGALGATQATRLIVRELLDRLKREVMEAITKAMEHATMDALKKVAKKVVKEQVKQFVQERMVDAAKDKAREAAVGMAQNLGQQGIEAYFDARSGIDVGETAGVARTAAGDYVDGLRNEVTGGEGSALAGYADPATYLDHAKETVSGAVGDRAQHGVDALARHGAGAGDADTSGSTGTSGSTDPSAVTGTSGSPNPSGRADDWARNEFG, encoded by the coding sequence ATGTCGCTCACACTGCCCGGCGAGCTCGTCTGGGTACTCGACCTCCTCGGCTACAGCTGGCCCGAGGCCGATGAGGAAGCGCTGCATCAGGTCGCCGAGGCCTGGCGGGCTTTCGGCAAGGAGCTCGAAGAGATCCAGGCGCAGGGCGAGGGCTTCGCCCGCACCGTCGTCTCCGGCAGTTTCGGTACCGCGATCGAGGGGTTCAGCAAGGACTGGGGCGCGTACACGGGCGCGAACGGCGAGGATCGCTACATCCCTGACGCGAGAACCGCGTGCGACGTGATCGCCCTGGCCTTCGACGTGGCCGCGGTGGCGGTCCTCACGGCGAAGTTGGCCGTGATCGTGCAGCTCATCGCCCTCGCGATGGAGATCATTGCCGCGCAGGCGGCGGCCCCCTTCACCTTCGGGCTGTCCGAGGTCGGCGCGCTGGGCGCCACGCAGGCCACGCGGTTGATCGTCCGGGAGCTGCTGGACCGCCTCAAGAGGGAGGTCATGGAGGCGATCACCAAGGCCATGGAGCACGCCACCATGGACGCCCTCAAGAAGGTGGCCAAGAAGGTCGTCAAGGAGCAGGTCAAGCAGTTCGTCCAGGAGCGGATGGTCGACGCCGCCAAGGACAAGGCCCGCGAGGCCGCCGTCGGAATGGCGCAGAACCTCGGTCAGCAGGGCATCGAGGCGTACTTCGACGCACGGTCCGGCATCGACGTCGGAGAGACGGCGGGCGTCGCCAGGACGGCAGCCGGCGACTATGTGGACGGCCTCAGGAACGAGGTCACCGGAGGAGAGGGGTCGGCACTCGCCGGCTACGCGGATCCGGCCACGTATCTGGACCACGCGAAGGAGACCGTCAGCGGGGCGGTCGGGGATCGGGCGCAGCACGGCGTCGATGCGTTGGCCCGGCATGGAGCCGGCGCCGGGGACGCCGACACGTCCGGTTCCACCGGTACTTCCGGTTCCACCGATCCTTCTGCTGTCACCGGCACTTCAGGGTCCCCCAACCCGTCGGGGCGTGCGGATGACTGGGCTCGTAACGAGTTCGGATGA
- a CDS encoding WXG100 family type VII secretion target, with product MTFGTFNVDTDVLRQQGQRFATLGGDFATASKRLQGALEGIGEPWADANFGEIFGQVYTPIRDGIFTSMDSLAERLHQIGQNLQDNARDYDASDASNSGLLDRISGQL from the coding sequence ATGACGTTCGGAACTTTTAACGTGGACACGGATGTCCTTCGGCAACAAGGGCAGCGATTCGCCACTCTCGGGGGTGATTTCGCGACCGCGTCCAAGCGGCTTCAGGGTGCCCTTGAAGGCATCGGAGAGCCCTGGGCGGATGCGAATTTCGGAGAAATCTTCGGGCAGGTCTACACGCCGATTCGTGACGGAATCTTCACGTCGATGGACAGCCTCGCGGAGCGGCTTCACCAGATCGGGCAGAACCTGCAGGACAACGCACGGGACTACGACGCATCGGACGCGTCGAACAGTGGCCTGCTGGACAGGATATCCGGTCAACTCTAG
- a CDS encoding putative T7SS-secreted protein, with the protein MATNPYPHIGFNPVPGIPAEVSKLQQKAAAAATALENTHRQLTKLTAESSYWEGDAAEKFRENLEGDLSKYIEKAASALRSAATQLHRWDGQLTSNRGLAKKYDDEAAEKKATAGKAKNAYDQAAQHPDLKLANKTFSSQEEADNATARLRSAERELNEASTALTKANNEYESLSRKIKELESEHSHEAEIIAKALEATADKAPDKGFWESVGDIITSVGAFLAEHAGTIGAIAGLLALFPVLAPIMGPIALVASAVSMGKNLSDDEFRKNLMFQGSGMEIFSAYASMAGDIVGMIPGGKALGVAAKEGFEGATDGANLASKTWAGTKGGFLGIGRSAADEATDAWRVAGDSATGSLKLMGNIKVNMLNVAANGLSSAESVGLVDDKGTEHNTAEGTKAAATAHSIAGLFGLA; encoded by the coding sequence GTGGCCACGAACCCGTACCCCCACATCGGCTTCAATCCCGTACCGGGCATACCCGCCGAGGTCTCGAAGCTGCAACAGAAGGCGGCCGCGGCCGCGACTGCCCTGGAGAACACGCACCGGCAGCTGACCAAGCTCACCGCAGAGAGCAGCTACTGGGAGGGCGACGCGGCAGAGAAGTTCCGCGAGAACCTCGAGGGCGACCTGTCGAAGTACATCGAGAAGGCCGCCTCGGCGCTGCGTTCCGCCGCGACCCAACTGCACAGGTGGGACGGTCAGTTGACCTCCAATCGGGGGCTGGCGAAGAAGTACGACGACGAGGCGGCCGAGAAGAAGGCCACGGCCGGCAAGGCCAAGAACGCGTACGACCAGGCCGCCCAGCACCCCGACCTCAAGCTCGCCAACAAGACCTTCTCCTCCCAGGAGGAGGCCGACAACGCGACCGCGCGGCTGCGCTCCGCCGAGCGAGAGCTGAACGAGGCGAGCACGGCCCTCACCAAGGCCAACAACGAGTACGAGTCGCTCAGCCGCAAGATCAAGGAGTTGGAGTCCGAGCACTCCCACGAGGCCGAGATCATCGCCAAGGCGCTGGAAGCCACGGCGGACAAGGCCCCCGACAAGGGCTTCTGGGAGAGTGTCGGCGACATCATCACGTCGGTTGGCGCATTCCTGGCGGAGCACGCGGGCACCATCGGGGCCATTGCCGGTCTGCTCGCCCTCTTTCCCGTGCTGGCCCCGATCATGGGACCGATCGCGCTTGTCGCGAGCGCGGTGTCGATGGGCAAGAATCTTTCCGACGACGAGTTCCGCAAGAACTTGATGTTCCAGGGCAGCGGCATGGAGATCTTCTCCGCCTATGCGTCCATGGCCGGTGACATCGTCGGCATGATTCCGGGCGGGAAGGCGCTGGGCGTCGCGGCCAAGGAAGGCTTCGAGGGCGCGACCGACGGAGCCAACCTCGCTTCGAAGACCTGGGCCGGTACGAAGGGCGGGTTCCTCGGGATCGGCCGCTCGGCGGCAGACGAGGCCACCGACGCCTGGCGGGTGGCGGGTGACAGCGCCACGGGCTCGTTGAAGCTAATGGGCAACATCAAGGTCAACATGCTGAACGTCGCCGCGAACGGCCTCTCCTCCGCGGAGAGTGTCGGCCTCGTGGACGACAAGGGCACCGAGCACAACACCGCCGAGGGGACGAAGGCCGCCGCGACGGCGCACTCCATCGCCGGGTTGTTCGGCCTCGCATGA